In Micromonospora sp. NBC_01813, the following are encoded in one genomic region:
- a CDS encoding NAD(P)H-quinone dehydrogenase yields the protein MKRIVIIGGGPAGYEAALVAAQLRADVTIVEADGAGGACVLSDCVPSKTFIASSEVVTNYRDTEEFGIHSDGLEAVTVDAAAVHARVKRLALAQSADVHSKLVKAGVTFVAGTARLGEDTLGHTHRVLVTPADGDTEYAIEASTVLVATGATPRMLPTAVPDGERILTWRQVYDLPELPEHLIVVGSGVTGAEFASAYLAMGVPVTLVSSRDRVMPHEDADAAMAIEQVFRSRGMTILNNSRAESVTRTGSGSGDGVEVRLSDGRTVTGSHALIAVGSVPNTAELGLAEYGVTVADSGHVPVDRVSRTNVPGIYAAGDCTGVLPLASVAAMQGRIAMWHALGEAVVPLRLRTVAANVFTDPELATVGVSQDEVDDGRVQAQQVMLPLAGNARAKMADLHDGFVKLFCRPASGQIIGGVVVAPKASELIMPITMAVENHMTVNQLAHTITIYPSLSGSVAEAARQLMWNDEE from the coding sequence TTGAAGCGGATAGTGATAATCGGTGGTGGGCCGGCCGGCTACGAGGCGGCCCTGGTCGCGGCGCAACTGCGGGCCGACGTCACCATCGTCGAGGCGGACGGGGCCGGCGGGGCCTGCGTACTCTCCGACTGCGTCCCGTCCAAGACCTTCATCGCCAGCTCCGAGGTGGTCACCAACTACCGGGACACCGAGGAGTTCGGCATTCACTCCGACGGGCTGGAAGCGGTCACCGTGGATGCCGCAGCGGTGCACGCCCGGGTCAAGCGGCTGGCGCTGGCGCAGTCCGCCGACGTGCACAGCAAACTCGTCAAGGCGGGTGTGACGTTCGTCGCCGGGACAGCGCGACTCGGGGAGGACACGCTCGGTCACACCCACCGGGTGCTCGTGACGCCAGCGGACGGTGACACTGAGTATGCGATCGAGGCCTCGACGGTGCTGGTCGCCACCGGAGCCACCCCCCGGATGCTGCCGACGGCGGTGCCCGACGGCGAGCGGATCCTGACCTGGCGCCAGGTCTACGACCTGCCGGAACTGCCCGAGCACCTGATCGTGGTCGGCTCCGGCGTCACCGGGGCCGAGTTCGCCAGCGCGTACCTGGCGATGGGGGTCCCGGTGACCCTGGTCTCCAGCCGGGACCGGGTGATGCCGCACGAGGACGCCGACGCGGCGATGGCGATCGAGCAGGTGTTCCGCTCCCGGGGCATGACGATCCTGAACAACTCGCGGGCCGAGTCGGTGACCCGGACCGGCAGCGGCAGCGGCGACGGGGTGGAGGTGCGGCTCAGCGACGGCCGTACGGTGACCGGCTCGCACGCGCTGATCGCGGTCGGTTCGGTGCCGAACACCGCCGAGTTGGGGCTCGCCGAGTACGGGGTGACCGTCGCCGACAGCGGCCACGTGCCGGTGGACCGGGTGTCGCGGACCAACGTGCCGGGTATCTACGCCGCTGGCGACTGCACCGGGGTGCTGCCGCTGGCCAGCGTCGCGGCGATGCAGGGCCGGATCGCGATGTGGCACGCGCTCGGCGAGGCGGTGGTGCCGCTGCGGCTGCGTACCGTCGCCGCGAACGTCTTCACCGACCCGGAGTTGGCCACGGTCGGGGTGTCGCAGGACGAGGTCGACGACGGCCGGGTCCAGGCCCAGCAGGTGATGCTGCCGCTGGCCGGCAACGCCCGGGCGAAGATGGCCGACCTGCACGACGGCTTCGTCAAGTTGTTCTGCCGGCCGGCCAGCGGTCAGATCATCGGCGGGGTGGTGGTGGCCCCGAAGGCCAGCGAGTTGATCATGCCGATCACGATGGCCGTGGAGAACCACATGACGGTCAACCAGTTGGCGCACACAATCACAATTTATCCTTCGTTGTCCGGATCAGTCGCTGAAGCTGCACGTCAACTGATGTGGAATGACGAAGAGTGA
- a CDS encoding phospho-sugar mutase encodes MAPHGPAGAGDLDALRAEVSAWLDDEPDQADRAELRRLLDELPGSAAELADRFAGPLAFGTAGLRGPLRAGPNGMNLQVVTRAAAGLVGWLAGSGTAGPIVIGYDARHGSREFAVRTAEVATGAGRDAYLLPRPLPTPVLAYAVRALDAAAGVMVTASHNPPQDNGYKVYLGAGPGGVTGAGAQIAPPADRQIEAAIRSVGRLADVPLGVPGRTLDDEVVAGYLRAAVAVVDPAAARKLTVAYTPLHGVGAAVLREAFTMAGFEAPITVAEQADPDPEFPTVAFPNPEEPGAMDRVVAVARAHDADLAIANDPDADRCAVAVQVRSGAGAGAGAGADWRMLRGDELGVLLADHLMRQGRHGRYATTIVSSSLLRALCAARGEPYAETLTGFKWIVRAGSDLTDAADVPLVFGYEEALGYCVAPDHVRDKDGITAALAVAELAAGLKAAGQDLSDRLDELAAEFGVYQTDQLAVRVDELSEIATAMAYLRGNLPAELLGEPVTSVEDLSPGADVVILRTGTARVVVRPSGTEPKLKAYLEVVRPVVDGDTAAARQDAGAALARLRTETAVALNIS; translated from the coding sequence ATGGCACCCCACGGGCCGGCGGGAGCCGGTGACCTCGACGCGCTGCGCGCCGAGGTGTCGGCCTGGCTCGACGACGAGCCGGACCAGGCCGACCGCGCCGAGCTGCGGCGGCTGCTCGACGAACTGCCCGGCAGCGCCGCGGAGCTGGCCGACCGGTTCGCCGGCCCGCTGGCCTTCGGCACCGCCGGGCTGCGCGGGCCGCTGCGCGCCGGCCCGAACGGGATGAACCTGCAGGTGGTCACCCGCGCCGCCGCCGGGCTGGTCGGCTGGCTCGCCGGCAGCGGCACGGCCGGGCCGATCGTGATCGGCTACGACGCCCGGCACGGGTCGCGGGAGTTCGCCGTGCGCACCGCCGAGGTGGCCACCGGCGCCGGCCGGGACGCATACCTGCTCCCCCGCCCGCTGCCCACCCCGGTCTTGGCGTACGCCGTGCGGGCCCTGGACGCCGCGGCCGGGGTGATGGTCACCGCCAGCCACAACCCACCGCAGGACAACGGCTACAAGGTCTATCTCGGTGCCGGTCCCGGTGGGGTCACCGGGGCCGGCGCACAGATCGCGCCGCCGGCGGACCGGCAGATCGAGGCGGCGATCCGGTCGGTCGGCCGCCTCGCCGACGTGCCACTCGGGGTGCCCGGCAGGACCCTGGACGACGAGGTGGTCGCCGGCTATCTGCGCGCCGCCGTCGCCGTGGTGGACCCGGCGGCGGCCCGGAAGCTGACCGTGGCGTACACGCCGCTGCACGGCGTCGGCGCGGCGGTGCTGCGGGAGGCGTTCACCATGGCCGGGTTCGAGGCGCCGATCACCGTGGCGGAGCAGGCCGACCCCGACCCGGAGTTCCCGACCGTCGCGTTTCCCAATCCGGAGGAGCCGGGCGCGATGGACCGGGTCGTCGCGGTGGCCCGCGCGCACGACGCCGACCTGGCGATCGCCAACGACCCGGACGCCGACCGGTGTGCGGTCGCCGTACAGGTGCGGTCCGGGGCCGGGGCCGGGGCCGGGGCCGGGGCCGACTGGCGGATGCTGCGCGGTGACGAGCTGGGTGTCCTGCTCGCCGACCATCTGATGCGCCAGGGCCGGCACGGCCGGTACGCCACGACGATCGTCTCGTCGTCGCTGCTGCGGGCGCTGTGCGCCGCGCGTGGTGAGCCGTACGCCGAGACCCTCACCGGCTTCAAGTGGATCGTGCGGGCCGGCAGCGACCTCACCGACGCCGCCGACGTGCCGTTGGTGTTCGGGTACGAGGAGGCGTTGGGCTACTGCGTCGCCCCCGACCACGTACGCGACAAGGACGGCATCACCGCCGCGCTGGCCGTGGCCGAGCTGGCCGCCGGGCTCAAGGCCGCCGGGCAGGACCTGTCCGACCGGCTCGACGAGCTGGCCGCCGAGTTCGGCGTGTACCAGACCGACCAGCTGGCGGTGCGGGTCGACGAGTTGAGCGAGATCGCGACGGCCATGGCCTACCTGCGCGGCAACCTGCCGGCGGAGCTGCTCGGCGAGCCGGTCACCTCGGTCGAGGACCTGTCGCCCGGGGCCGACGTGGTGATCCTACGGACCGGCACCGCCCGGGTGGTGGTCCGTCCATCCGGGACGGAGCCGAAACTCAAGGCATACCTCGAGGTGGTACGGCCGGTGGTCGACGGCGACACCGCCGCCGCCCGCCAGGACGCCGGCGCGGCCCTGGCGAGGTTGCGTACCGAGACGGCAGTAGCCCTGAATATCAGTTGA
- a CDS encoding serine/threonine-protein kinase, with protein sequence MTQIPTWSGGPVSSTSTRAAPGTTIGGRYSLRAAVGHGGMGTVWRASDTLLRRDVAVKEVVLPPGLAPSDRDAMYERTLREARAAAALQHPAVVQVYDVVTESGRPWIVMELLDARSLADMVIEDGPVAQRAVAKIGIALLGALEVAHAAGVLHRDVKPANVLICTDGRCVLTDFGVARMPTEVQLTTPGMVLGSPHFISPERAMGQEFGPPSDLFSLGVTLYTAVEGRPPFDKGDPIETMHAVVEDPPAQPVRSGPLTDILLGLLEKDPARRFDVPTARSMLRELLAGPLASKMPANLVTDPYAVVSVQRPPSWQQQAPPVAAPPQPQPSGQIGGRAMIGPGESLTDRLAELRNAGRQMPSAAQWSAAGLDNSSPASPAAGPVSPAPPYSPAPVNPADGATAALPLGQAGLPGPRGQQQSGRHGYGSAAPAAAGPGGRDNALLAPTGAMPTPSWSDGQQGGWSPPRDRQAAAGGATAGAMLDKAIAGLRHAGTTLVTRVKGWDRKVQIGAAAGATLLVLLASTLLFNGDSDDPSSPTLVAPTNVEPPGPAFETQTYAERGLSVNVPDGWAKTGGDGAVWVDYTDPDDNGRRVRILVENAGPSTRPMPFLRAAGDRLSTNSGSCKEPYQEIALVEAEVAGEPSAELEYTCGNESERRHGIWRALVANGKAYSFFLTTPDARFEESKPIFDEMVRSFELTTAG encoded by the coding sequence GTGACTCAGATTCCGACGTGGAGTGGCGGACCAGTCAGCTCTACCAGTACACGAGCGGCACCCGGCACCACCATCGGTGGCCGGTACTCGTTGCGTGCCGCGGTCGGGCACGGTGGCATGGGCACCGTCTGGCGCGCCTCCGACACCCTGCTCCGACGTGACGTCGCGGTCAAAGAGGTAGTCCTTCCCCCGGGACTCGCCCCCAGCGACCGTGACGCGATGTACGAACGCACCCTGCGGGAGGCCCGCGCGGCCGCGGCACTGCAGCACCCGGCCGTCGTGCAGGTGTACGACGTGGTCACCGAGAGTGGTCGGCCGTGGATCGTGATGGAGCTGCTGGACGCCCGCAGCCTCGCCGACATGGTCATCGAGGACGGGCCGGTCGCCCAACGGGCGGTCGCCAAGATCGGCATCGCGCTGCTCGGCGCGCTGGAGGTCGCCCACGCGGCCGGTGTGCTGCACCGCGACGTCAAGCCGGCCAACGTGCTGATCTGCACCGACGGCCGCTGTGTGCTCACCGACTTCGGTGTCGCCCGGATGCCCACCGAGGTGCAGCTCACCACCCCCGGCATGGTGCTCGGCTCCCCACACTTCATCTCCCCAGAGCGGGCCATGGGCCAGGAATTCGGGCCGCCGAGTGATCTCTTTTCCCTCGGAGTCACGCTCTACACCGCAGTCGAGGGCCGCCCGCCGTTCGACAAGGGCGACCCGATCGAGACCATGCACGCCGTGGTCGAGGACCCGCCGGCCCAGCCGGTGCGTTCCGGCCCGCTGACCGACATCCTGCTCGGCCTGCTGGAGAAGGATCCCGCCCGACGCTTCGACGTGCCCACCGCCCGCAGCATGTTGCGGGAGCTGCTCGCCGGCCCGTTGGCCAGCAAGATGCCGGCCAACCTGGTCACCGACCCGTACGCGGTGGTCTCGGTCCAGCGGCCACCGAGCTGGCAACAGCAGGCGCCGCCGGTGGCGGCACCGCCGCAGCCGCAGCCGAGCGGCCAGATCGGCGGCCGGGCGATGATCGGCCCCGGCGAGTCGCTCACCGACCGCCTCGCCGAGTTGCGCAACGCCGGCCGGCAGATGCCGAGCGCCGCGCAGTGGTCGGCCGCCGGCCTCGACAACTCCAGCCCGGCCTCGCCGGCGGCGGGTCCGGTCAGCCCCGCCCCGCCGTACAGCCCGGCCCCGGTCAACCCGGCGGACGGAGCCACCGCAGCGCTGCCGCTCGGCCAGGCCGGTCTGCCAGGGCCACGCGGGCAGCAGCAGTCCGGTCGGCACGGCTACGGTTCCGCCGCACCGGCAGCCGCAGGTCCGGGCGGGCGGGACAACGCGCTACTCGCCCCCACCGGAGCAATGCCGACACCCAGCTGGAGCGACGGCCAGCAGGGCGGCTGGTCGCCACCACGGGATCGCCAGGCGGCGGCCGGCGGCGCCACCGCAGGAGCGATGCTCGACAAGGCCATCGCCGGGCTGCGCCACGCCGGCACCACGCTGGTCACCCGGGTCAAGGGCTGGGACCGCAAGGTCCAGATCGGTGCCGCGGCCGGCGCCACCCTGCTCGTCCTGCTCGCCTCCACGCTGCTGTTCAACGGCGACAGTGACGACCCTTCGTCGCCCACCCTCGTCGCTCCGACCAACGTCGAACCGCCCGGCCCGGCGTTCGAGACCCAGACGTACGCCGAACGTGGCCTGTCGGTCAACGTGCCGGACGGCTGGGCCAAGACCGGCGGTGATGGTGCCGTCTGGGTCGACTACACCGACCCCGACGACAACGGTCGCCGGGTGCGGATCCTCGTCGAGAACGCGGGCCCCAGCACCCGGCCGATGCCGTTCCTCCGCGCCGCCGGTGACCGACTGTCGACCAACAGTGGCAGCTGCAAGGAGCCCTACCAGGAGATCGCGCTGGTCGAGGCCGAGGTGGCCGGCGAGCCCTCCGCCGAGCTCGAGTACACCTGCGGCAACGAGTCGGAACGGCGCCACGGCATCTGGCGGGCCCTGGTCGCCAACGGCAAGGCGTACTCGTTCTTCCTGACCACCCCCGACGCCCGGTTCGAGGAGAGCAAACCGATCTTCGACGAGATGGTGCGGTCGTTCGAGCTGACCACGGCCGGCTGA
- a CDS encoding NUDIX hydrolase, whose product MQAIIATLGYVLSPDGRQVLMLRRDTRPDDIHFGYYNGLGGKLEPGEDVVSGVRREIHEESGLDCEQVDLAGTISWPGFGRNGENWFGFLFRVPAWSGRPHQQCPEGTLVWTDLADVLAGRVPMWPSDRHFLPLVFAARPTVFHGVMPFANHEATSWSFTAG is encoded by the coding sequence GTGCAGGCGATCATCGCGACCCTCGGCTACGTGCTCTCCCCGGACGGACGTCAGGTGTTGATGCTGCGGCGGGACACCCGCCCGGACGACATCCACTTCGGCTACTACAACGGGCTCGGCGGCAAACTGGAGCCGGGCGAGGACGTGGTCAGCGGAGTGCGTCGGGAGATCCACGAGGAGTCCGGGCTGGACTGCGAGCAGGTCGACCTGGCCGGGACGATCTCCTGGCCGGGCTTCGGCCGCAACGGCGAGAACTGGTTCGGTTTCCTGTTCCGGGTGCCGGCCTGGTCGGGCCGGCCACATCAGCAGTGTCCGGAGGGCACCCTGGTCTGGACCGACCTGGCCGACGTCCTCGCCGGCCGGGTGCCGATGTGGCCCAGCGACCGGCACTTCCTGCCACTGGTCTTCGCCGCGCGCCCGACCGTCTTCCACGGAGTCATGCCGTTCGCCAACCATGAGGCGACCAGTTGGAGCTTCACCGCCGGCTGA
- a CDS encoding gamma-glutamylcyclotransferase, with amino-acid sequence MRHYAAYGSNLDPARMRAYCPHSPMVGTGWLEGWRLTFAGEGVIGWEGAVTTIVESPGDRVFVALYDVHPWDAAQLDEVEGALSGTYRRLTVRAVTLDGEITAWVYVFDGYEGGLPTAWYLSEIANAAEKAGAPDDYVAALRDRPTRTATA; translated from the coding sequence GTGCGTCATTACGCCGCGTATGGCTCAAACCTTGACCCCGCTCGGATGCGTGCTTACTGTCCGCATTCGCCCATGGTGGGTACCGGCTGGCTGGAAGGCTGGCGGCTCACCTTCGCAGGTGAGGGGGTGATCGGCTGGGAAGGAGCGGTCACCACCATCGTGGAGTCCCCCGGCGACCGAGTCTTCGTCGCACTCTACGACGTGCATCCCTGGGACGCGGCGCAGCTCGACGAAGTCGAGGGCGCGCTCTCCGGCACCTACCGGCGGCTGACCGTGCGGGCGGTCACCCTCGACGGCGAGATCACCGCCTGGGTGTACGTCTTCGACGGGTACGAGGGCGGGCTGCCCACCGCCTGGTACCTCTCCGAGATCGCCAACGCGGCGGAGAAGGCCGGCGCGCCGGACGACTACGTCGCCGCGCTGCGGGACCGGCCGACCCGTACCGCGACAGCCTGA
- a CDS encoding DUF4349 domain-containing protein has product MTNTQFRQRIGGRRGVAAATVALLGLLILTGCSASSDESASDASGGEAVEMPQRAEAGAPPPDGADGGQVDEESAPGGRVQFGDRDGTSPVDLQVGNRSIIYAGSLTVQVEDLAAKASEATTIATSAGGFVGRDQRSEYGSHGRATLELRVPAAEFDRVVQRLSGLGEETSRELSVQDVTEEVIDLEARIATQEARVRSGRALLAEAETLADLVLLEGELAKREADLASLQAKQRGLDDLVTLSRITVELVGPDAPPAPEEESELGFLAGLAAGWKAFVASLRVLVTVFGALLPWLIALGVPAVGIFLLLRRLNRRSRAAGGAAAPAAVGPPPSAGGGAVPGPRADADDMDPAGTDGR; this is encoded by the coding sequence GTGACAAACACACAGTTCCGCCAGCGCATCGGTGGCCGGCGTGGCGTGGCGGCCGCCACCGTCGCTCTGCTCGGCCTGCTGATCCTGACTGGCTGCTCGGCGTCGAGCGACGAGTCCGCCAGCGACGCCAGCGGCGGCGAGGCGGTGGAGATGCCCCAGCGGGCGGAGGCGGGGGCGCCGCCGCCCGACGGCGCCGACGGCGGCCAGGTCGACGAGGAGAGCGCCCCGGGCGGCCGCGTCCAGTTCGGCGACCGGGACGGGACCAGCCCGGTGGACCTGCAGGTCGGCAACCGGTCGATCATCTACGCCGGGTCGCTCACCGTGCAGGTCGAGGACCTGGCGGCGAAGGCCAGCGAGGCGACGACGATCGCCACCTCCGCCGGCGGCTTCGTCGGTCGCGATCAGCGGTCCGAGTACGGCTCGCACGGCCGGGCGACGCTGGAGCTGCGGGTGCCGGCGGCCGAGTTCGACCGGGTGGTGCAGCGCCTGAGCGGTCTGGGCGAGGAGACCAGCCGCGAGCTGAGCGTCCAGGACGTCACCGAGGAGGTGATCGATCTGGAGGCCCGGATCGCCACCCAGGAGGCGCGGGTACGCAGCGGCCGGGCCCTGCTCGCCGAGGCGGAAACCCTGGCTGACCTGGTGCTGTTGGAAGGCGAGTTGGCCAAGCGGGAGGCCGACCTGGCCTCGCTGCAGGCGAAGCAGCGCGGTCTGGACGATCTGGTGACGTTGTCGCGGATCACCGTCGAGCTGGTCGGGCCGGACGCGCCACCGGCCCCGGAGGAGGAGTCGGAGCTCGGCTTCCTCGCCGGGCTGGCCGCCGGTTGGAAGGCGTTCGTCGCCTCGCTGCGGGTGCTGGTGACCGTGTTCGGGGCGCTGCTGCCCTGGCTGATCGCGCTCGGCGTACCGGCGGTCGGGATCTTCCTGCTGTTGCGGAGGCTGAACCGGCGCTCGCGCGCGGCTGGTGGCGCGGCCGCGCCGGCAGCGGTCGGACCGCCGCCGTCGGCCGGCGGCGGGGCGGTGCCCGGCCCGCGTGCGGACGCCGACGACATGGACCCGGCCGGTACGGACGGGCGCTGA
- the upp gene encoding uracil phosphoribosyltransferase produces MDVLVVDHPLAQSRLTAMRDARTDSAAFRAALHELTTMLVYEAARSFPVETYPVTTPVAPTDGTRLANPPLLVPVLRAGLGMADSALALLPESSMGFVGLARDEQTYEPRAYLESLPVDLTGIPVLVLDPMLATGGSLEHCCRLLADRGCTEITVLCVLAAPAGIERLERSGLPLRLVTASIDERLNEKMFIVPGLGDAGDRQFGGMPRF; encoded by the coding sequence GTGGACGTACTCGTAGTTGACCATCCCCTCGCCCAGTCCCGGCTGACCGCGATGCGCGACGCCCGGACCGATTCGGCGGCGTTCCGCGCCGCGCTGCACGAACTCACCACCATGCTGGTGTACGAGGCGGCCCGCTCGTTCCCGGTGGAGACCTACCCGGTGACCACCCCGGTGGCGCCGACCGACGGCACCCGGCTGGCGAACCCGCCGCTGCTGGTCCCGGTGCTGCGCGCCGGCCTCGGGATGGCCGACTCGGCGTTGGCGCTGCTGCCGGAGTCGTCGATGGGTTTCGTCGGGCTGGCCCGCGACGAGCAGACCTACGAGCCCCGGGCCTACCTGGAGTCGCTGCCGGTCGACCTGACGGGCATCCCGGTGCTGGTGCTCGACCCGATGCTGGCCACCGGTGGGTCACTGGAGCACTGCTGCCGGCTGCTCGCCGACCGGGGCTGCACCGAGATCACCGTGCTCTGCGTCCTCGCCGCACCGGCCGGCATCGAGCGGCTGGAGCGTTCCGGGCTGCCGCTTCGGCTGGTCACCGCGTCGATCGACGAGCGGCTCAACGAGAAGATGTTCATCGTGCCGGGGCTCGGTGACGCCGGTGACCGGCAGTTCGGCGGGATGCCCCGCTTCTGA
- a CDS encoding SCO6745 family protein, which produces MNPDQAAGACRRSLHELSTAYSECPRTLSRSRQLGLGGWAFHVAGRAGVLGSVPAEVAAAAIGFIATEAVIDGWEAACAVTTPAEVAAVSMAECCRWGVEQFGDFPQVRRLVELAEAVVVDADATGMPLFAAWRAMPRPDDAPGARAAVAVRLLAEHRAGAQLLAVRVAGLTPLAAVLGGPEGTSGAVAAGWSPPWPPVGPLVRRRLWADQVTNRLVGQAFAVLDAARRRELVGLLDAALTHIR; this is translated from the coding sequence GTGAATCCCGATCAGGCGGCTGGCGCGTGCCGGCGCAGCCTGCACGAGCTGAGTACGGCGTACAGCGAATGTCCGCGCACGTTGAGTCGATCCCGCCAGTTGGGTCTGGGCGGTTGGGCCTTCCACGTCGCGGGGCGGGCCGGGGTGCTCGGCAGCGTGCCGGCCGAGGTCGCCGCCGCCGCGATCGGGTTCATCGCCACCGAGGCGGTGATCGACGGGTGGGAAGCGGCCTGCGCGGTCACCACGCCGGCCGAGGTGGCGGCGGTGAGCATGGCGGAGTGCTGCCGCTGGGGCGTCGAGCAGTTCGGCGACTTTCCGCAGGTGCGGCGGCTGGTCGAGCTGGCCGAGGCGGTGGTCGTCGACGCCGACGCCACCGGGATGCCGTTGTTCGCGGCGTGGCGGGCGATGCCCCGCCCCGACGATGCGCCGGGTGCCCGGGCCGCCGTGGCGGTACGGCTGCTCGCCGAGCACCGGGCCGGGGCGCAGCTGCTCGCCGTACGAGTGGCGGGGTTGACGCCGTTGGCGGCGGTGCTCGGCGGTCCGGAAGGGACCAGCGGCGCGGTCGCCGCCGGTTGGTCCCCGCCCTGGCCGCCGGTCGGGCCGCTGGTCCGCCGCCGGCTGTGGGCGGATCAGGTCACCAACCGACTGGTCGGGCAGGCGTTCGCGGTGCTGGACGCGGCCCGGCGGCGGGAGCTCGTCGGCCTGTTGGACGCCGCGCTGACACACATCCGCTGA
- a CDS encoding amidohydrolase: protein MTSALTLPTGSEMASSWPDPLPGAQPLPAGLDQLLDVRGPELIATRRHLHAHPELSGQEFETAAYIAHQLATMGLTTRLLPKGNGVICDIDAGPADGPVLALRADIDALPLTDTKDVPYRSTAAGVCHACGHDVHTSVLLGTAMLLAQLAARGELRQRVRLIFQPAEEILPCGSLEVIAAGGLEDVSQILALHCDPNLPVGKVGLRVGPITAAADNVSVRLSGPGGHTARPHLTVDLVNALGRLVTEVPALVNRRVPANSGLLLVFGQASAGTQYNVIPNEASAAGTLRVLDRPTWDAAPDIVTQIIREVVAPTGATVEIEYLRGRPPVINDATAIGVLTAATSAALGPAAVADTPQSMGGEDFSWYLEYVPGALARLGVGRAEPGSDLHRASFDVDERAIAVGVRLLVHAVLQAAEPG, encoded by the coding sequence GTGACGAGTGCGTTGACGCTGCCCACGGGCAGTGAGATGGCGTCGTCCTGGCCCGATCCACTGCCAGGTGCCCAACCGCTGCCGGCCGGGCTGGACCAGTTACTCGATGTTCGTGGTCCGGAACTCATCGCGACCCGGCGGCATCTGCACGCCCACCCCGAGCTGTCCGGCCAGGAATTCGAGACCGCCGCGTACATCGCCCACCAGCTCGCCACGATGGGGCTCACCACCCGCCTGCTACCCAAGGGCAACGGCGTCATCTGCGACATCGACGCCGGCCCCGCCGACGGTCCGGTGCTCGCCCTGCGCGCCGACATCGACGCGCTGCCGCTGACCGACACCAAGGACGTGCCCTACCGGTCGACCGCGGCCGGAGTCTGCCACGCCTGCGGCCACGACGTGCACACCAGCGTCCTGCTCGGCACGGCGATGCTGCTCGCCCAACTCGCCGCCCGTGGCGAGCTGCGCCAGCGGGTCCGGCTCATCTTCCAGCCGGCCGAGGAGATCCTGCCCTGCGGCTCGCTCGAGGTCATCGCCGCCGGTGGTCTGGAGGACGTGAGTCAGATCCTCGCCCTGCACTGCGACCCCAACCTGCCGGTCGGCAAGGTCGGGCTGCGCGTCGGGCCGATCACTGCCGCGGCGGACAACGTCAGCGTGCGGCTCAGCGGCCCCGGCGGGCACACCGCCCGACCACACCTGACCGTCGACCTGGTCAACGCCCTCGGCCGGCTGGTCACCGAGGTGCCCGCACTGGTCAACCGGCGGGTCCCGGCCAACTCCGGTCTGCTGCTCGTGTTCGGCCAGGCGTCCGCCGGCACCCAGTACAACGTGATCCCCAACGAGGCAAGCGCCGCCGGCACGCTGCGGGTACTGGACCGCCCCACCTGGGACGCGGCGCCGGACATCGTCACCCAGATCATCCGCGAGGTCGTCGCGCCGACCGGTGCCACCGTCGAGATCGAATACCTGCGCGGCCGGCCGCCGGTGATCAACGACGCGACGGCGATCGGCGTACTGACCGCCGCGACCAGCGCCGCGCTGGGCCCCGCCGCCGTCGCCGACACCCCGCAGAGCATGGGCGGCGAGGACTTCTCCTGGTACCTGGAGTACGTGCCCGGCGCGCTGGCCCGGCTCGGGGTCGGCCGGGCCGAACCCGGCAGTGACCTGCACCGCGCCTCGTTCGACGTGGACGAGCGGGCGATCGCCGTCGGCGTCCGCCTGCTCGTCCACGCCGTGTTGCAGGCAGCCGAGCCGGGCTGA